One genomic region from Labilithrix sp. encodes:
- a CDS encoding citrate synthase produces MTGSGRRDVRWSVLRALLPSGADAFAAMLLTASTLAAATSREGAPLELAPRGRATSSRREGAPLELAPRGNVASRREGAPRRATSAARRDGVEAELAPSMRGVSMLGADGERGVAEGLGVVMALVRRLVVACGVPRGGAVVARAERAGSIAEALLIALGAAPTRARVAAMNAALVLCADHELNVSSFAVRVAASAGASLPACVLAGLAALSGPRHGGATRAVEELTLAIGAPEHAAAAIAEHRARGEAVPGFGHPLYPAGDPRGALLLDRAVKLAPRARGVRVLVAAASAMKLAEHEAPTVDVGLVALARALGLPRGAPLAIFACGRLAGWIAHALEQQREGHLLRPRARYVAQSASASTLRTVSAIGVAGA; encoded by the coding sequence ATGACGGGGTCTGGGCGACGCGATGTTCGATGGTCCGTGCTCCGCGCGCTACTGCCATCCGGCGCCGACGCCTTCGCCGCGATGCTGCTCACCGCCAGCACGCTCGCCGCGGCTACATCACGCGAAGGCGCGCCGCTGGAGCTGGCCCCGCGTGGTCGCGCCACGTCGTCGCGCCGCGAAGGCGCGCCGCTGGAGCTGGCACCGCGTGGCAACGTCGCATCGCGTCGCGAAGGGGCGCCGCGGCGGGCCACCTCCGCGGCGCGTCGCGATGGCGTCGAGGCGGAGCTGGCTCCGTCGATGCGCGGCGTGAGCATGCTCGGTGCGGATGGCGAGCGCGGCGTGGCAGAGGGCTTGGGCGTGGTGATGGCGCTCGTTCGTCGGCTCGTCGTGGCGTGTGGGGTGCCGCGCGGGGGGGCGGTCGTGGCGCGGGCGGAGCGGGCGGGGTCGATCGCGGAGGCGCTGCTGATCGCGCTCGGGGCGGCGCCGACGCGTGCGCGGGTCGCGGCGATGAACGCGGCGCTCGTGCTGTGCGCCGACCACGAGCTCAACGTGTCGAGCTTCGCCGTGCGCGTCGCGGCGTCGGCGGGTGCGTCGCTGCCGGCGTGTGTCCTCGCCGGGCTCGCGGCGCTCTCCGGCCCCCGGCACGGCGGAGCGACGCGCGCGGTGGAGGAGCTCACCCTCGCGATCGGTGCGCCCGAGCACGCCGCGGCCGCGATCGCGGAGCATCGCGCGCGCGGCGAGGCGGTCCCCGGGTTCGGGCATCCGCTCTATCCCGCCGGCGATCCGCGCGGCGCGCTGCTGCTCGATCGCGCAGTGAAGCTCGCGCCGAGGGCCCGCGGCGTGCGGGTGCTCGTCGCCGCCGCGAGCGCGATGAAGCTCGCCGAGCACGAGGCGCCCACCGTCGACGTCGGCCTCGTCGCGCTCGCGCGCGCGCTCGGCCTGCCGCGCGGGGCGCCGCTCGCGATCTTCGCGTGCGGACGGCTCGCCGGTTGGATCGCGCACGCGCTCGAGCAACAGCGCGAAGGGCACCTCCTCCGGCCGCGCGCGCGCTACGTCGCTCAGAGCGCGTCGGCGTCGACGCTGAGGACCGTGTCCGCGATCGGCGTCGCGGGCGCGTAG
- a CDS encoding citrate synthase: MPSPIEASGLEDVVAASTRLSDVDGDAGRLVIAGLPVEDLAGNVTFEEVVHLLWHGRLPNDDELASVRAKLGAARAAARFHAVDLPDPMDALRARAAQLPSNDDRSFDEMLRVLGGVAVAAASSSATRPDPELSHAADYLRLVTGCTPSAEATAALDAYLVTVVDHGMNASTFTARVVASTESDTVSAVVAAIGALKGRLHGGAPGPVLDMLDAIGDATAAREWLTAALARGERIMGMGHRIYRVRDPRAFVLERALSRLETERRNADAKAKPLRGPDPAHAAEPDAEAKPLRGRLHLARAVEREAEALLAAKSPARALRANVEFYTAVLLEAVGLPRAMFTPTFAVSRAAGWCAHVEEQRRCGKLVRPRSRYVGELLTARSDRSP; the protein is encoded by the coding sequence ATGCCCAGCCCGATCGAAGCCAGCGGCCTCGAAGACGTCGTCGCCGCCTCCACCCGCCTCTCCGACGTCGACGGCGACGCCGGCCGCCTCGTCATCGCCGGCCTCCCGGTCGAGGACCTCGCCGGCAACGTCACCTTCGAGGAGGTCGTCCACCTCCTCTGGCACGGCCGCCTCCCGAACGACGACGAGCTCGCGAGCGTCCGCGCGAAGCTCGGCGCCGCCCGCGCCGCCGCGCGGTTCCACGCCGTCGACCTGCCCGACCCGATGGACGCGCTGCGCGCCCGCGCCGCGCAGCTCCCGAGCAACGACGATCGCTCCTTCGACGAGATGCTCCGCGTGCTCGGCGGCGTCGCCGTCGCCGCCGCCTCCTCCTCTGCGACGCGGCCCGATCCCGAGCTGAGCCACGCCGCCGACTACCTCCGGCTCGTCACCGGCTGCACGCCGAGCGCGGAGGCGACCGCCGCGCTCGATGCGTACCTCGTCACCGTCGTCGATCACGGGATGAACGCGTCGACCTTCACCGCGCGCGTCGTCGCGTCGACCGAGTCCGACACCGTGAGCGCGGTCGTCGCCGCGATCGGAGCGCTGAAGGGCAGGCTCCACGGCGGCGCGCCCGGCCCCGTCCTCGACATGCTCGACGCGATCGGCGACGCGACCGCCGCGCGCGAATGGCTGACCGCCGCCCTCGCGCGCGGCGAGCGCATCATGGGCATGGGCCACCGCATCTATCGCGTCCGCGACCCACGCGCCTTCGTCCTCGAACGCGCACTCTCCCGCCTCGAGACAGAACGCCGCAACGCCGACGCCAAGGCGAAGCCCCTCCGCGGACCCGACCCCGCGCACGCGGCGGAGCCCGACGCCGAGGCCAAGCCCCTCCGCGGGCGGCTCCACCTCGCGCGCGCGGTGGAGCGTGAGGCCGAGGCGCTGCTCGCGGCGAAGAGCCCCGCGCGCGCGCTCCGTGCGAACGTCGAGTTCTACACCGCGGTGCTGCTCGAGGCGGTCGGGCTTCCGCGCGCGATGTTCACGCCGACGTTCGCGGTGAGCCGCGCGGCGGGGTGGTGCGCGCACGTCGAGGAGCAGCGCCGCTGCGGGAAGCTCGTGCGCCCGCGCTCGCGCTACGTCGGCGAGCTCCTCACGGCGCGGTCGGATCGATCTCCTTGA